One stretch of Acropora muricata isolate sample 2 chromosome 12, ASM3666990v1, whole genome shotgun sequence DNA includes these proteins:
- the LOC136893907 gene encoding uncharacterized protein yields the protein MLPDNYSLSKSRLVSPLSKLRNDPRVLKEYHAVIQEEVNAGVVEEDGPGEVGEVHYLAHHPVVCQDKQTTKVRVVYDASAKKNGGPSLNDCLYSGPPLSEIIADVLVRLRCHKTALVGDLEKGFLMISVAEDDRDALRFLWFDGPFSEEPKIIVFRFARVAFGLSSSPFLLNATLKHHIMMYENEDPELVQKLLQSLYVDDIIYGDSDDIGAYKLYIKAKSRLAEGGFNAGKFVSNSNKLMSQIKENERLLENSCHGSQSITSKENSETVMEEDESYAKSATHSGSALPATEKVLGVHWNTEEDQLVLDLKEVLEDSSLDDLRPTKCDVARITSKIYDPMGFITPVTVKMKLLCQSLCKKKLGWDEVLDETSRKIWRNLLKSLKEAEPIRVPRCYFLGVAGRVRSTSPQGFCDASVNAYAAVVYLKIETVDQTYLKFVMSKTRVAPLVEKQSHALKCSQH from the coding sequence ATGCTACCGGATAACTACAGTCTCAGTAAGAGTCGTCTGGTGTCTCCCCTATCCAAATTAAGGAATGATCCTAGAGTGCTCAAAGAGTATCATGCAGTTATTCAGGAAGAAGTGAACGCTGGTGTAGTTGAAGAAGATGGTCCGGGGGAAGTAGGAGAAGTGCATTATCTGGCCCATCATCCAGTGGTTTGTCAGgataaacaaacaaccaaagtGAGGGTAGTTTATGATGCTTCAGCGAAAAAAAATGGAGGTCCGTCATTGAATGACTGTTTATATTCTGGTCCACCACTGTCAGAGATCATTGCAGATGTTCTGGTCAGACTCAGATGTCACAAGACTGCACTTGTTGGGGACTTAGAAAAGGGCTTTCTAATGATTTCGGTAGCTGAAGATGATCGTGACGCTCTCAGATTCCTGTGGTTTGATGGCCCGTTTAGTGAGGAGCCCAAGATAATTGTATTTAGATTTGCTCGTGTAGCTTTTGGCCTCTCCTCCAGCCCATTCCTTCTGAATGCTACACTCAAGCATCACATCATGATGTATGAAAATGAGGACCCAGAACTTGTGCAGAAACTTCTTCAATCTCTTTATGTAGATGACATTATTTATGGAGACAGTGATGACATTGGAGCTTACAAGTTGTACATTAAAGCCAAATCAAGACTGGCTGAAGGCGGATTTAATGCGGGAAAGTTTGTCTCCAACTCCAATAAATTAATGAGCCAGATCAAGGAGAATGAGAGATTATTAGAAAACAGCTGCCATGGAAGTCAATCCATTACATCAAAGGAAAATTCTGAGACTGTGATGGAAGAAGATGAATCATACGCAAAGAGTGCAACGCACAGTGGGAGTGCCCTACCTGCTACAGAGAAGGTCTTGGGTGTACATTGGAACACGGAGGAAGATCAATTGGTCTTGGATCTGAAGGAGGTCCTAGAAGATTCATCACTGGACGATTTGAGGCCAACAAAGTGTGATGTAGCACGGATCACGTCGAAGATTTATGACCCCATGGGTTTCATTACCCCAGTGACTGTCAAAATGAAACTGCTTTGCCAAAGTTTGTGTAAGAAGAAGTTGGGGTGGGATGAAGTACTGGATGAAACGTCAAGAAAGATTTGGAGAAATCTACTGAAGAGCCTGAAGGAGGCAGAGCCAATCAGGGTGCCACGATGCTACTTCCTTGGTGTCGCAGGGAGGGTGCGGTCGACAAGCCCACAGGGTTTCTGTGATGCATCAGTCAATGCATATGCAGCTGTAGTGTACTTGAAGATAGAAACGGTAGATCAAACCTACCTCAAGTTTGTGATGTCGAAGACAAGAGTTGCACCACTTGTTGAGAAACAATCCCACGCCTTGAAATGCTCTCAGCATTGA
- the LOC136893908 gene encoding uncharacterized protein: MVAGSDRNQKPTCVYCGQHHSSVQCTIVTNAQKRKEILKKSGRCFICIRKNHLSRNCRSQSRCSKYHARHHSSICDPNETPVSLVSTETQKRESTVDEKRVIVYMCVGTKNTVLLQTAKATVYNPGNSHRKMTIGIILEGGSQRSYVTEGIRDALNLPVVHSESLTINPFGSNTGIHQQCKVVNLFMGTLGSDDVILSAICVPVISSPVQGQCPRQAMSSYSHLAGLILADDCEGEANIDILVGADQYWNFVTGRLIRGDSGPTAILTKLGWVLSGPVHYQAPSSTTVNLTSTRVEMSSLKPSRS; encoded by the coding sequence ATGGTGGCTGGATCAGACAGAAATCAGAAACCTACATGTGTTTACTGTGGCCAGCATCATTCATCTGTTCAGTGTACTATTGTCACCAATGCTCAAAAGCGCAAGGAAATTTTAAAGAAGAGTGGTCGTTGTTTCATTTGTATCAGGAAAAATCACCTCAGTAGAAATTGCCGTTCACAATCCCGTTGCAGTAAGTACCATGCACGACATCACTCCAGCATCTGTGATCCTAACGAGACACCTGTAAGCCTGGTCAGTACCGAAACTCAAAAGCGGGAAAGTACAGTTGATGAGAAAAGAGTAATAGTATATATGTGTGTGGGCACAAAGAACACTGTACTCTTGCAGACGGCAAAGGCAACTGTATACAATCCTGGAAACAGCCATCGCAAAATGACCATTGGAATCATACTGGAAGGAGGGAGTCAGAGATCGTATGTTACAGAAGGAATCCGCGACGCCTTGAATTTGCCTGTGGTACACTCAGAGTCATTAACAATCAATCCCTTTGGTTCAAACACTGGAATTCACCAGCAGTGCAAAGTAGTTAACTTATTTATGGGAACTCTGGGTAGTGATGATGTAATATTATCTGCTATTTGCGTCCCTGTCATTAGTTCTCCGGTTCAAGGCCAGTGTCCCAGACAGGCAATGAGTAGTTACTCCCATCTTGCTGGCTTGATTTTAGCTGATGACTGTGAAGGAGAGGCAAACATTGACATACTGGTTGGTGCAGATCAATACTGGAACTTTGTCACAGGCAGACTCATCCGAGGGGATTCAGGCCCGACAGCCATCCTCACCAAGCTGGGTTGGGTCTTATCTGGGCCAGTCCATTATCAAGCGCCGTCAAGCACCACTGTTAATCTGACAAGTACACGTGTTGAAATGTCAAGTCTCAAACCATCCAGATCCTGA